ACTACGACCAGCGGGCTCAGACAGAGGGCCCCGAGGATCGCCCCCGCGCCATCGCGTCGCCCCGCCAGCCCACCTCCCGTGATCCCGCCGAACAAAACGACACAGCCGGCCAGGACGCTCAGGGCGACCCCGATCCAGAACAGCACCTGAATGAGATACGGGGTGATCATGCGGCGGAAGGTGAGGAAGTCTTCCCAGTTCATGCGGACCTCCCG
The sequence above is drawn from the Thermoflexus sp. genome and encodes:
- a CDS encoding DUF4282 domain-containing protein codes for the protein MNWEDFLTFRRMITPYLIQVLFWIGVALSVLAGCVVLFGGITGGGLAGRRDGAGAILGALCLSPLVVVLGILISRIYAELLIVTFRISETLTDIRELLERQRPTGA